From the Burkholderia sp. WP9 genome, the window TTCTCACGTCATTCGTGGCATAGTTCGATCGATTACCACATAAGGAGCAATCAAATGCCCACGTTAGAGCAAATCCAGGCAAAGCTTAAAAAGCTTCAGGCACAAGCTGACGCCCTTATTGCCAGAAAAGCGCAAGTTGCGGTCGACCAGATTCGCGACCTGATGCTCAAGCATGGCCTGACTACTGAGGATATCGAAGCCCGTGCGAAGGCAAGACGTGCCGCCGGAGGTTTGAACGGTCATGCTGGTAGTGGCAAAGCGAAAGGCGCCAGCGCCGGTAAGGCAATCGCCAAGTATCGGGATCATAAAACCGGTGCGACGTGGACGGGCCATGGCCGCGCGCCGGGCTGGATTGCCAGCGTGAAAGACCGCACTCAGTTCCTGATCGAAGGCGCAAGCGAACTGAAGTCGGCGGCAAAGGCGGCTGTCACCCATGCGAAAGGCAGCAAAGGTCAGCCGAAAGGCGCGCAGCCGCCCAAGTACATCAATCCGAAAACGGGTGCTACCTGGAGCGGCCGTGGCCCGGCTCCGGCATGGCTCGCCACAGTCAAGGACCGTACGAAGTTCCTGATCGATAGCGCCTCGGCGGCAGCGGCTGATGTTGGCCACCAGGCTGCAAAGAAAGCGGGCAAGGTGAAGTCGGCGGCGGCTGGCGGCGTAGTGAGCAAGAAAGCCGCAGCCCGAAAGGTGGTGGCAAAGAAAGCGGCAACGGCCAAAAAGACGGTTGCGAAGAAAGCTACTTCGGCAGCCGGGAAAGTAGCGGCAAAGAAAGTAGCGGCCAAGAAAGGCGCGGCAAAGCCGGCCGCAAAGAAGAGCGCCGCCACCAAGGCCGCAAGGAAAGCACCGGTCCGCAAGGTCGCGGCTAAAAGCAAAGCCGTCGCGACGAGTGCGACGAGTGCCGCTGCGGCACCGCAAGCCTCACCCGCACCAGCCAGCGCATAAGCGCAACGGAGTTGTGAAGTAGATGACCAGTACGCTCGAATCACCCCAGCAGGAAGACCAGGTCGTCCTGCTGGACGGCGTTCCTCATCCGGCGGAAGATGCCGCCGAACCGTTCATTGTCGCCAGTGCCCGCCGGGTTATTCTCTCTTATCCGATTGCGGAATCCGACTTTGAGCGGTTCGGACCATTCGATGCCGACGACGATCCTTTCTGCACGGTGCTATTTCCTGACACGATATTTCACCGTCTCGGCCCGCCCGGCGACGTCGATCTCGAGATTCATCCGCTCGCCCCGCAAGGTCTGATCGGTTACTCGGTTCACGAAGTCACCAATTCGTCGCTTGTCGCGGAACTTGTCGCCGAGCTTGCTGCGGTTGCATCGACGGGAGCCGCAAAGCGCCATTTCGTCATCACCTTCAATGAGTCCACGTTCGAATGCGTGGCGTCGGACTATACCGTGGTCGGTGTTTATGGCGCAGGCGAAATCGCCAGCCGGGAAGCGTTCTCGCTCGTCAGGTAGTCAGGTCGAGTAGCAAGGCGCGGGCCTGCAACGGGCACGCGCAATGCGTCCTGCGTGTGGCGTAAAGGCCGGGCCGAGGTCCGGGTTTCCGTCAAACCGCAGGACGCGCATGCAACGCGTCCCGCCGATTAGCATCGAGGCCACGCATGCTGGCAATTCCCATTACCGCGTTAGTCACGCTTCTGATCATCTTGGTGATTGCCAATTTATCGAGTGGCGAGAAGAAGATCGAGCATAAGATCGAACGTCTCTATGCGAGCGACGATCCACAGTTTCTGCGTTCAATGGGTTTATTGCTCGGGCCGCCAGTGCTCTCGGGCAATCGCTTCGAGATGCTGCTCAACGGTGATCACATCTTTCCTTCGATGCTGGAAGCCATCCGTTCCGCACGTCGAACCATCACGTTTGAAACCTTCATTTACTGGTCCGGCGAGATCGGCGAGCAGATTGCGCAGGCGCTCGCGGATAAGGCGCGCGACGGCGTCGCGGTGCATGTATTGCTCGACTGGGTTGGGTCATCGAAAATGGACAAGCGCTATCTGAATCTGCTTCGCGACGCCGGCGCGGAGGTGATTCAGTATCACAAGCCCCATTGGACCGGACTTGGCCGCATGAACGATCGCACGCACCGCAAACTGCTGATCATTGACGGGCGTATCGGTTTCACGGGCGGTGTGGGTATTGCGTCGGAATGGACCGGCCATGCGCAAGATGAGAAGCATTGGCGCGATACGCATTTTCGCGTAGCAGGTCCGGTGGTCGGCCACATGCAAGCCGTTTTCATGGACAACTGGGTCAAGGCAACCGGCAACGTGCTCCACGGCCCCGCATATTTTCCCGACATCGAGCCAATGGGCGACGGCCTCGCGCATATGTTCAGCAGTTCGCCCTCGGGCGGCAGCGACGATATGCAATTGATGTATCTGATGGCGATCACGGCGGCCACGCACTCCATTCATCTGGCGAGCGCCTATTTCGTGCCCGACAAGCTGACCATCAACGCGATCGTCGAGGCGGCGAAACGCGGCGTGAAAGTGCAGATCATCATGCCCGGAAACCGGATCGATACGCACACGGTGCGTGAAGCGTCGCGTGCATGCTGGGGCGATCTGCTCAAAGCGGGTGTGGAAATGTTCGAGTATCAGCCGACCATGTTTCACTGCAAATTGCTGGTCGTGGACGAATTCCTGGTGTCGGTCGGTTCGACCAATTTCGATAACCGTTCATTCAGGCTCAACGACGAAGCGAATCTGAACATCTATGACCGCGACTTCGCGAAGCAGCAAACAGCCGTTTTCGCCGACGACATCAAGAAGTCGCAGCAGGTCACGCTCGAAGCATGGATGCATCGCCCGTTCACTGAAAAGCTGATCGAGAAGTTCGTGCCGTTGCTGGATACGCAGCTCTGACGAATCTTCTGGTCAATGATCCGCGCCAGAGAGATAGGCTTCGGTGTTCGATAGGGAAGAGGGCGTGCCGATCTCCGGCTCGACAGCGGGAAGTGGTATGGGAAGCGGTGTGCGAAGCGGTGCGGCAAGAAGCGCTTTCGCGCGTTGATAGGCCTGAGCGAATCCACGCAATTCCTGCGTCACCGGGCGATCCTCCAGGCGGCGGCGCGAGAGCGCTTGCTCAATACTGCGGTCGATCAGCGCGAGCTGGCTGTCGATATAGTCGAGGCATAGCTGTCGGCAACGCGCGGAAATGCCTGCCACGGCCAACAGCGCCGGCACAATGGAGATCGTCAGAAAGCCGCCCGGCGGAATACGCGCCAACGCGGCAGGCGACTCGAACAGGTCTTTACGCAGCGATTCGAATACGGCACGACCCCATACTTCATGTTCTCTTTCGAGATCATGGCGGCGGCGTGCCAGAGCTTCTCTCGCCTTTGCGTCTTTTATCTCGCCTTGGGCGATCATCAATGTCGCGTCCGCGCGCTCACCCTCCTGAATACAATCGGCGCCAATATACGAGGCGCTCTGATTGCGCCCGGCGAGCACCAGATGTTGGAGCCTGTCCGGCACGAGCGGATCGAGCGGCACCACTTCGCACATGAGCGGCTTGCCGTTCAGATGAATGGCGCAGCGTCCATCTTCTGCGAGCGCGGGGCAACGTGCCAGAGACGGGTAATCGTAGCCCTGCGTCATGATGCTGAACGTGTCGCCGGCGCGATGAAGCAGCGTACCCGCAATCGACTCGAAGGCGGCGCTATCGGCCTCGTCGAGTACGGCTTCGTGCTGGCCGACACGTATGCGTTCGCCCATGTGCCTGCGCGGCACACGGCCAATGGCAATGCAACCGATGAACCGGTCGCGATGCCGGAACAATTCGGGCAACGACATGGCAGGCGGACTGTTGCAACATTTGCCACACGCCGTGCACGCGAACGAGAAAGCGTTCACCACGGCCGGCGCACCGAATCCTGATAGCGCGTCAGAA encodes:
- a CDS encoding H-NS family nucleoid-associated regulatory protein, which gives rise to MPTLEQIQAKLKKLQAQADALIARKAQVAVDQIRDLMLKHGLTTEDIEARAKARRAAGGLNGHAGSGKAKGASAGKAIAKYRDHKTGATWTGHGRAPGWIASVKDRTQFLIEGASELKSAAKAAVTHAKGSKGQPKGAQPPKYINPKTGATWSGRGPAPAWLATVKDRTKFLIDSASAAAADVGHQAAKKAGKVKSAAAGGVVSKKAAARKVVAKKAATAKKTVAKKATSAAGKVAAKKVAAKKGAAKPAAKKSAATKAARKAPVRKVAAKSKAVATSATSAAAAPQASPAPASA
- the cls gene encoding cardiolipin synthase; protein product: MLAIPITALVTLLIILVIANLSSGEKKIEHKIERLYASDDPQFLRSMGLLLGPPVLSGNRFEMLLNGDHIFPSMLEAIRSARRTITFETFIYWSGEIGEQIAQALADKARDGVAVHVLLDWVGSSKMDKRYLNLLRDAGAEVIQYHKPHWTGLGRMNDRTHRKLLIIDGRIGFTGGVGIASEWTGHAQDEKHWRDTHFRVAGPVVGHMQAVFMDNWVKATGNVLHGPAYFPDIEPMGDGLAHMFSSSPSGGSDDMQLMYLMAITAATHSIHLASAYFVPDKLTINAIVEAAKRGVKVQIIMPGNRIDTHTVREASRACWGDLLKAGVEMFEYQPTMFHCKLLVVDEFLVSVGSTNFDNRSFRLNDEANLNIYDRDFAKQQTAVFADDIKKSQQVTLEAWMHRPFTEKLIEKFVPLLDTQL